The following nucleotide sequence is from Cucumis melo cultivar AY chromosome 1, USDA_Cmelo_AY_1.0, whole genome shotgun sequence.
tacatttggctactccaatctaaatgatttttttccaaggttctttgtacacgatcttttagattttgttattttttgtatacgacataaaaaagaaaaatgatggaaagaaattgcagaaaaaaggaaaaaagaaagacgaaattgCAGGAAGAAGACgaatagcaaaagaaaaatggaagggcaaacctggaatctttaaaaatggctaaatttatgagttttgttatacgagccgtaaatagtttgaaattttgttacatacgtaaatttccctttttaaatttcaatagTTTGCAGAGGaaggttaaaattttaatatttttattacttAATTTTGTATTAAATGACTCTATAAACTAACATTTCACAAGTATATGATTTTTgatatttactctatttttaattttctttcatttttaagtatgtttaagaaaattaaaaattttaaaagagatactttaaattagtaaaaagaaaaaaaaaacacttccaaattctaaaagttatatataaataaagacaCTTTTAACtaatatatttatgtattttatgaaGGAAATGCTTatgttaaaaatttaaaagaaaaaaagtcaaaattgaagttagttttaaataaaaatcttaaaaagtaAAGAAAACATTGAAGCTTTTAGAGAAAGGTGATATAGATAAGAGAGAGGTGATGAGTCATTGTGCTATTTAAAATATAGAGAATAAAAAGATCATCCATTTTCCTCTATGTGGGTCTCATGAATATTAAAAGGAAAGTTGAAATATAATAATGAAAGTAGGCTTATAATTAGTGAAACCATGTGGGGTTTGAGAATATATGGGATAAGGTTAgggatttttattttattttatttggaaaaagtaaggttgaatgatttgaaaccaatatatatatacatatatataaagggTATATAAAATATTGGCTAAATTAAATGGAAAAAGATTGTTTTGATAGCCAAAAGTGTCCTTCCACTTTCACAAGCTTTTGGTCTTTTTCTTTGATATTTTGCATTGAGATTCTCAAATGCCTAATCACAACTAtcaattgtttttctttttctttctcctaaaCTTCAAACTCAACTTGTTAACCATAGTTTAGAATTTGATTTATAATAGCAAAGTAGCGATGATGTAATAAGATTTAGATATAAAAGTAATTAAAGACTCGAAAGAACCTCAAAACAAACTCAAAAAGTAGTCGGGACACATCTTTTTATGAGCGTTGTATGGAAGATAATTATTCGTTTTGCATAGGTTGCAAGCATATATACTTCAATGAATACAATGACTAATTCTCAACCTCGAACTATTAGGGTTTGATAGAATTTCTTGATGTTTGCTTTAAACTCaacacaaaaacaaaagaaaaaaaaaaagaaacaaaatgagaGAGCTTTTCAATTTGGAATGTAATGCTACCAAATAAAGACCAGATTGCTATTTATAAGTTAGCAACTCAGTAACtctccaaaataaaaaatagaatcaaataaatacaaaaattaaaacatatgTCAAAATTTAACCGACCAAAATCAAACACAATTCATTAAAAGTgaaaaactataaatttaactATCATGCATGTTAAACTTGTACATGAAACATCATTTTAATTTGATGGTCTCGATGAATTTAATCTACAAAATCAAACCCATTTTTATGTTTCAATATCCAATTGTTTCACTTTCTTCCATCCAACACATACTTCCTTTAATATGAAAGGGAAAGGGACCATCTCCCTCACTCTATTTTATCTTTCCATAATTACacaatgtatatatatatccaaCATATACTTCTTTTCATAATTTTGATTAAGTAGTGAAATTCttaacgtaaaaaaaaaaacaaaaagaacatAATTCAACTTAATCTTACTTGTAGTGATTCAGATCTCTCCATCGTTGTCGTATTAAAACAAGCTGTTAAAACGTGATGAGTATTgtcttatatttttttctttaatataaaTTACTTTTACCATGTTTTTTAGTCCATCGTAATTTTCTCTATcacattaattaaaaattagtcTAATTAGTCAACATAAACATTGTTTAACTAACATGAATATATGCTATCTAATTTTCGAGATCTAAGATTCAATTTTTCACTCTGTATTCTCAtcagaaaagagaaaaaaaagatagattaaGTTGATTATTAGATATTCAAGAATATATAAGCTAGGGAGTTATAAATTACAATCCTTCTAAGATTTTCTTGGAAAAACCAATATAATATTTTGCCCCCTAAATTTGGCAATTTGGagtaatttaattataaattcaaatgaaaatatattttttaaacctATAAACCtcatttcaaaacttttatTCCATCATTTTTAAAGCAATTTTAAAGTCATATTTGGCATTATTATTGGCAAAAATCAAAATATGTAAGGTACATTTTAATAAAGCCATTGTATAGTTGTGCCTTTTGAACTAAATGCTTttgattagaaaaaaaaaaaaaagcacttcaaaagTCATTTTACACTTCTTACTAAATTCAGTAGTTTAGCAAAATAAATCCATAAATTCAACAAAAACTAAATACATtaaactatttattttaatcgaatgagttatataatataatgaactttttaagattttaaaataAGTTAGTTACGTGAAAAAACCCATCAAGttaaacatataaatatgaCCTAAAAACAAGGGACATTTGCGAcaatagcaaaaaaaaattatgataatagaaTACATCtcactatattttttaaattacaaaagtaaCAAATTAAAAAACAGATAGTTATCTAATAATCCTACGATAATTTTTATGTAAAATTAATGCGGTGAGCGTGGATCGAACACGCGACCTTCAGATCTTCAGTCTGACGCTCtcccaactgagctatccccgCAAGGTTGAATATTAAGATTATTTATATCTTATTTATTTGTACCAAAACTCATTTTGTCATAATTTTAATTAAGATAACTTCAAGGTTGGTTTGGATAtttctagaaatttatattacAAAATGGTCGGaaaattatttatactaataaataaatattttcacacTTTTTAAACCAAACCCGTTGATGTATTTTATTTAAGGGCTTTGCAAAAGTAGTAAAAACATTTATGATAACAGGGTTCAtgttactatatttaaaaaggATAACTTTGGTAgccatcattttttttttttaaaattttgttatagtttttttcatttacaataattttctttcttcctttatttaTATTACACtcacatttattttattttattgcgtgtttcgtaaaattttaaaaaatgcaaTAGAAATATCAATCAAAATATAGACGATAAGAAGGAAGATTGTtgattttaaaatcaaattatatattataacaaatgacagatcaattttaaaaacattttataTAACTTAGTTCGATTCTCCACCCTATGTAcagaatcaaaagaaaaaagtacATAATTTAGTAACCATGAATCTCTAGTAACCttttacatacatacatataaagaatcaaaagaaataaataagtTCAATAATATCATCAATTGAACACAGTATAAGCACTGACTTTACATATCTAAGACAATCTGTCGTATTTAAATAAAAACGATCAAAGTTCTTTGCTGCTAGCGACCGCTCTTTAAAATATCAGATTCAATGAGTGatgttgaagatgaagatgttTTGATTTCTTCAAACGTTGGATGATTTTGCTGAAAATTGTTGACTTGGTAAATCTCAGACAGTATTCTTGTTGATCTTAGTCTATTTAACAATCCATCATTTGAACCATTTCCATTTCTCTCACACAAAATATTCACAACTTGTTGCATTGTTGGCCTTGCACCAGCttcattatgtgcacataataatCCCAAACAAACCATTCTCTCCATTTCATCAATCTTATTCCCACTTATTTCCTCAACTCTCAATCTCTCATCAACTGCTAATCCAATCTCATTCCTCTCCATTAATCCTTTTACCCAATCTATCAACCATGGCTTCCCTTCTTCTATTGCTCTCCTCCCACAAACCACCTCCAAAACCAACACTCCGAACCCGAAAACATCTGCTTGTGCCGATACTCTCCCTGTTCGAACCACCTCTGGAGCCATATACCCGACAGTCCCCATTACACAAGTTGTGTCTGCCGTTTGTTCATGGGGTTGCATTCGAGCCAACCCAAAATCTCCTAACCTTGCATTCATGTCCTTGTCGAGTAGCACGTTGTTTCCTTTTATGTCTCTATGCAGAACCTTGGAATCCCAACCTTGGTGTAGATATAGCAACCCCGTGGCTACATCTCTTaaaattttcattcttttctccCAACTCAGCATTTCGTTCTCATCATTACACCCAAATAGTTTCTTGTCTAAACTTCCATTTTCCATGTAATCATACATTAAGATCAAGCTGCCTTTCTCCTTTTTGCACCATCCTATAAGCTTAACTAGATTTCTATGCTTTAATCTTCCTAAACTTGAAATCTCAGCTACAAATTCCCTCATTCCACTCTCAGCTTCAACAGAGATTCTCTTCACAGCAACTTTTGATCTCCCTAATGTCCCTTTATAGACCTTCCCGTTTCTCCCAATTCCAATTACATTGGCTTCTGAGAATCCACCAGTTGCTTCATAAACATCTTCATAAGCAAACCTATGTGGCCAATATTCTAACTCCCAATCTTCAATTTCATCATCCTTTGGTTTTTTTCTTCCCCTTCTTTTGATAATTACAACACCATAGATTATAAAACAACAGATAATCACAAGTCCAACACCCCCCAAAGTTATTCCCAATACGAAAGCTCTTGAGTTAAAAATGGAGCCCTCTTTTTGAGGAACAAATGACGGTAAATCTGTTATCAACAAAGCATCACCTATAGACAAATTGGAGGTACTAAAACTCCAAGATAATATCTTATGGCTTTGAACTAATTGCCCAGTGGCTGCTGTAAATCCTACATACATCTCATCCAAAAGCAATCCAGGGAAATCAACAAATACAGATATCAATGGTTTTCTAGGCCTTTTCATTCCCACTTCAGCCATTGTGATATTAACTAAAGAATCAAGACATTCAATCCAAACCTGATAAGTTTCTCCATTATTGATCTTCAATTCCTTGAATTCTCCATCATCAGGTCCTCTCCAAAACCCTGCTGCAAAGGAAGCATTAGATTCAAGAGAATTCAAATCCACACCCACATGGTTATCATTGGGGTCATTGAACTCCAAATTTTGAAACGAATCGAACTCAACAGCGAAGACATGGTTATTGGGGCTGCCATTATTGGTGAAATTGAAAAGCCCCAAATTCTGAGCTGAGCTAGTTCCGTTGATTCCAGTAAAGGGTGTGAAGAGAAAAGCAAATCCATGACCAGGGAGAAGATTTGGTTGAGGGGCAACagagaaaatgaaagaagatgCAAAGGAAAATGAAGAATTGGAGAAATGGATGGGAATTTTGAAAGGGTAAAGAGCACGGCCGATGGTGAAAGGGGAATCTCTAGTGAGAATAAGAACGGAAGAATCAATGGTGGCGTTGCCGAAGAGCAAAGTATTGGTGGAAGTGAAATTGGTGTTGAAGACAAACTCTGTAGCAGAAACAGAGGTGGAAATGGATAATAGAATCGAGGTAACGGCGCAGAAAAGAAAGGACGAAGAAGACATGATGATGGGGGAGGCAATTTGGGGAAGTTTGTAATGATGAGAAGGATCAGaaattgaagaagatgaagtgGGAAAagccaaaaaaagaaaaaggcataGACTACAGTAGAAGAATGAATGAGGGATAGCAATGAGAGATGAGTTCAACCAAAAAGGTGATTGTTGAGTCAATAAAAGAAGCCATTGATATTATCTGACAAAACAGGCAAAAGAGAAGATTGGTGGAATGAGGGTTTCTTTATTAATATTTCTAACATtagtcaatatatatatatattatatatacatatttgtTAAATGGTAGATTGATATTTGCTTCATTCAAATTTAGTTCATCTCATTTCATAAAATCATCCTCATAAATACTCAAAATGAACTTGGCAGTAGTCTCCCACAAATCATTTGTTGGAATCTACTGGTGGGATTCTGATTGATTCTTTAGAGATGATCAACCTCCTTTCTGACAAAGAAGACACTGATaccaaacaataataatattttggaTGCTACTGTTGTGATAGTCTAATATACTCTCTTGCATCTAAGTCTCCGAAGGAATGTGAGTTTTCTCGTTGTACTTGTCCCTATCTTAAGTTGTCTTTTGAGGTAGTTTTTTAGTTTGTTTGTATTGCTCTAAAATTTACCAAATTATATATACTATTTATGAATGTTGTAAAATCATTCTAAGTTTTAGAATCATCGAgactaaattttatttttttgttcgaacattaaatttgtaatttaatataatttggttaaattacaaattttagATAGATTCTTCGACGAAAAGGTTCATGTTCGTGTACTTTATTCTTATTATTCGAGgaattgtttattattattgggagattattattaatatatataggAAAAGTTGTATATTATTTACATTGAAAGTATAAACAAAAAGAAGCCTTTGAAATAGGATACTAATTTGACACGCAAATGAATATGGGTATAAGAATATATTTGACATTGACTTGGTGTTATACATaaatccttttcttttcctaagTCAAAAATTGAATAGGCCATGCATACAACAAATACTAGGTTTTGCACAATTTtgattactaaaaaaaaatcactctccttaaactataatttaattaaaaattagccaaaaaataaagaagaaaacacACCATTTGAGTTCGAGAAAATTAAGAGATACAATTTAACTCATTTTTGACTTGTTTGGAAAGTATAAAGCCATGCGTTCTTAATATATATCTTCATCTATTGAGATCTTTATAATTGCATGtgccaaataattaatatattgtCATGTGTAAGATAGACATTTGCGATTTATATCTATGTGCATTCAAATAAATAAGGAACCATATGTCTTGAGTTACATTTGACATTTAATATTGGTAATGGTCGTAAAGTTAATGCTTACTGATTTCACTTAAGAAAAATGCTAATTTTGAACTATAACacgatattttatatttagtgATGGATTTTCTTTACAACATGTATGAGCGAGATTCTTATTTACTAGAATTGTAGTGTCTTTATTAGTTGAATTATGCTAACCTTAACTGATATTGAGAAGTATTTGTAAAGCTAATACTTATCTATGGAAGTATACACATGTTAGGATGATTCCTTAATCTTTGAAAAATCAACTTTGTTTTTTAACAATGGATGAAAATTTAAACATCTAATATTTAGCTTAAGAATATGATGTCTTAACCTAGTGAGGTATGCTCAAGTTTACTTTTAAACCTGTACTTTAATTAACACATAATATCATTGAAAAGTTGGGTTCAACGGATGAATGACCTAAAATTTTTTGATGGACTAAGCTATTTGATCTCTCATACCTTGTTATTTCATTGTTCTATTCTCCTCTTTCTCATACACTTTCTTAGTCTCCTTTGTCTCACTTTGTTGCTCTACTACATCTGATGTTCTGAGCAACATTCTTATGTCAACGAAGATATCTCTACAACATTTCGACTTCTGAAAATAAATGGAGAATGAACGACACGAATAGAGGAAGAAGAAGTGGAggatagaagaaaaaaaacaaggaCAATTTTGTAACTTTTACAGATGATATATATAACACACGAAaccttcaaattttaaaaagtggAATAAAAAACATTTTTGAATTTGGAATCACTTTTGTTATACAACTATCTCTTGAAACGTTATCACTAATACATATACAAGTGAATCAAATTCAAATGCaaatccaaaaaagaaaatattcttcAAGAAACACAAAGAATGCATTTGAAGCAATGATTCTCCTAAAAATATAATAACTACCTCGTATAATTATCATTTTGTACTTCTCAAGTAGCTTTAGTCAATATTATTCAAAATTTACATTTACTATAGCTTTTACTACTATTTtatatcattcttttttttggttttttgttaCATTATTTAACGATTTACGTTCTAAATACAAACTATGATAAACAAATATCGGCTCAAAACCGAAAAGGCTAAAAGAGAGGTAAGGATTAACAAAAAGCTCAAAGCAAAGGGGAGAGCCCAAGAGCCTACTTAACTATCATTCAATACAATCCAATCCATCAATACTTTTGGTGCGTGTGCTCCACCTTCCAATCACAAAACCCATTAAACCAATCCCATTGAAAAGTAATACACAAAGCACCAAAACAGAGAGTGGagtgttgttattattattattattatttttagctTTTCTTTACCTTCACGATCTCTTCTCTTTACAAATACCCTCTGCTTTTCATCTTCTCTCACTGCCCCTTGACACCAAAAGGGGAAAGCACAAAACCAGAGAGAAAGAAGCTATAGAAGGAACTGAAATCAAATCACAGAGTTAAACAGATTTGGAAATCAAGGttggttttttatttatttatttatttatttttgaaatggCAGACAATAAGGAAGAAGACCCAGAAACAGCCCCACCACAACAAGCAATACCCAAATCTTATTCTTTGATTATGAGAGTTATGAGCAAAAGAAGAACATGGGTATGTTTATTTGTTCTAGTTTATGCTCTTCTTTTGTCATCTTCTTGGAATTTTCTTGTTTCTATATTGTCTTGGTATAAATCCCAAGTGgaagcttcttcttcttcatttggGTGGCCTGCAATTTATGCTTCTTTGCTTCTTGGAGGTGTTTTTGGGGTTATTTCAATGGTGGCTGCACTGGCTGTGATGATTCCTGCTACACTTGTAACTTGGATTGCCATTGTTGTGTTGCTTTATTTCTTTGGGAAGCCAAGGAGGTTGTTGGTGGTGGAAGGGAGGAAGATCACTAAAGAGATTTTTGGTGTCGTGATTAAGATTTTGTTGAAGGAAGGGAATTTGGTGGCTGCTGTTTGTGCTGTTTTGGGTTATTTTGCACTTTTTAGGAAGACTAATGAGAGTTAGAGATACTGAAATCCAGACTAAGAATTTAGGGTTTTGAATCAAATGGGTATCTGAAATTTCTAGCGAGGGTTTGATTtggtaaagttttttttttttttttttcctttttttttggGATTGTACGTGTAGGTGAAGCAATTTCTGTGGGTTATTCTGACATTGTGTAATGGGTGTATGATGGATTTGGGGAATTAATTGGGGTTTTAATGGTTTAACTTTAGATCTTCTTTGTAGCTGTAGAGCTGTTGGGTTTatatgaattataacttataaacactcttttgttctttttagaATTGAGTTCTCTCCAGAAATGCTTCTTCACAACTAGAGATTTACGATTCTCTTTGTTTTTgtaatgaatggaagaaatacAGGGAGTTTACTGGGATTTTAAGAAGAGATTTTAGTATAAATAaccaaattttcttttgttcGCATTCTAGTAATTTGATTCAATAACACTCACAAACATTAGCACTCTTATTCCCTCACTCTATCGTTATCGCTTATCGGGCTCATGCTCATGCTCACCGCTTTTATGTCAAAggtattatttttctttgttctaATGATCAATTAAACTGTTAACAGATCCAAAAAAATATAGTGAAAATGAATGAAATTGTGGAACAATTTATCAAAAACATGGTATGACTTAGAAGTTAAAACAGTACATCCTTCGTTTAGTAAAGAAGTAAAGGCTCAAATGGTCCGATGCTACACAACAAACAATTCAATTAAATGCaaaccaagaaaaaaaaatgatatctTGATAAAAAAGAACActtgttaattttttttgtgaagaaaaagaagattacAAAGACCTCTATCAAGCTACAACCCTACACATCAACCAACAGCAAAAGAAGCATCATCTAGCATTGAAAAACAGCTTGCATAAGGTTTGAATTTTATCTTATTAGAGCAACCAATAAGTTACCCCATTGGATTCTTTAAGTACTCAAATGAGTTTTGAAGACATTACATATCCATAAATCATTGTAGCATTTTATCAAATACCTTGTTAGCAGCAAATTGAGTTTCACCTTAGCCTTCTTAAGTTTTTCTCTAATCCTAATAAAGGGGTTAGATCGTCGGGTTTTCCCCATGAATTGAATAAGATCCATAACACAAATCATCTAATAATGTAATCAGAAATATCAGATAATTTGGAGGACATACATTCCATTTTCATATTTTCACAgacaaagaaagaaattaaCATTACAAGAGTTTGGCTCAGGTTTGAAAATCAGAGACcaaaaagatgaaaaaagacTACACTATACTCATATACTGAAATCAATTTAAGCACGCTTATTAGCCAATCTGGGAGAAGTTCTTGTCCCAGAAACAGATACAGACTCGACTTTTCCAACAGTTTTCCCCTTTTTTTCAATGTTGATCTCTTTTACTTTAGTATTTTCATTGTTAATCTCCTCGACGATCTTCATTACAGATTCATTAACCTCATTGATCTCTGAGCTTCTGTCCTTCAAACCCTTCAATTGATTCCTCTTACTCTCTGCAGCCACCCGATCAAAATCATCTCCCAGTTTCTTCACCAATCTCCTCTTCACAACCCCAATTTCTTCCTTGTCCATGCCTACATCGTCCTCATCTTCAAACAGAACCATCAATCGCCGTCTCTTGGTTGCAACCGGTGCCGGTGGTGGAGTTACAGATCTCGCCTTCTTCAATTGGCGATGGGCATCGGCTCCGGCATCTGGGTCAGATCTCTTTGGCGCAGAGTCAAGTTTTTCGGCTTTAAGCTTCTTCTTGGCAACCTTCTCGCGCTCGACTCGAAGTTTGTGAACATTGCCTTCGATCCGACCTTGAAGCCTGAGGCGATTGAAGCTAAGACCACCCATTGACCAATGAGCCTCGTTAGCCCACGAAAGGAGTGGATCGAGAACTGGAGTCGGTGGATCGACACGTTCATCATTGAGCTTGACGTCGGTGTAGTAGCGGGGACGAGGAAGACTGCTGCCGTAGAACTTGCCGGGGCCAAGAGGAACCACCATGGTAGAGATGGATATGGACAGGTAATTTAGGGTACGggaaaaggtaaaatttttaaTGGAATTGGAATTGGTATTGGTTGAAGAATGGAAGAGAAGTATTAGGGTTTATATAGAGAGAAAGGGGAATGGCGGGAAGTGAAGGTTTTGGCGCGAAGGCTATGGCGCCACAATTTGGAATGTCTTTGCTTTGCTTtgcttttgttttgttttgtttaggTAAACCGTAAACTTATTCATTCATGGACTCCGGAAGTCAccttataaattataaatatatgatGTCCTTTCCCCTACAATaaccttttcttttatatataaacagatttttagaattttgtttttcttaatggctatattataaaaagaaaattctaattgtgttataaaatattttaaaactttcaaaattttcaaaatattctCACACTATGAAAAAGGGttgaaatatatttttacagttgttttaaatttaccctccaacttaaaaaaataaaataaaaaaactattcTCGCAACCAATATATGAGCTGAAATCATTAATATCTCGTTACAAAAAtaactttaaatatatatttatctttttagtatagtgataaatttatttgaagTTGTTAGGTTTTATGAGATTGACAATATTTATTATGTGGTTTCAAATGTCATGAATGTCATTGCATTGTTGTTGTTTCGAAAAAAGAATGGTTTATATAAATGTTAATTTTGCTAGATacttttcttattgatgattgTTTTTACTGTTTCTCTTGTCGACGTCTTCCTTTATTTAGTATACGGTTGATATGGAAGTTAAGGTTGCTCATTGTAATATCGTTGTGCATATTCAAAGGATACTTTTACCTTGTTCTAGATGTTTCCATCTTAGTTAGAAAATGTTTTGGAGACGTGCTCCATTCTCTTTACTACTGTGCATTGTGATTCATTGATAATAGGCTCTAAGGTATTTGAGAGTATTAAAGTAAAACTTCACATTTTCCAACTCTAATTTCTCGAGCCAAACACCATCTTAACATTCATTTTAAAAATGGTATTGTTATAATAGGGAACTAAAATTAACAATAATCTGACATGACTTTTAAAATTATGATTAGTTTAGAGATTTGTTTTTACATTTAATTTAGGGTTAGGTACAGAAGTAGTATTGCTAAAATAGACAACCAAGTAATGGGATTTGGAAACTCTAATGGATGCCGTCAAATAAAAACTACCTACCCCATACATatttgttcatcatcatcaattgGTTAATCAATCACTAATTAATATTACTCATAATGTGAAAAAAGTAGTAAATGAAAGGTTGAAGCATTTTAGCCTAAAAGGGCCGAAAGATTCAATTTTTGGTTAGATATACGGTACTGATATTTTGtcgtttaaaataaattttctaaacaatagaagattcattttttaaagaaaatattagaTTAAAAATGTTAAATAGGAATTATCCTTTTAATCATGTATGACCCAAAACTAATAAATTGCAAAATAGACATCTTTAATTCTTTCGAGAATCTTAATTGTAATAGTTAATTAGTAGACCCCATTTTGTTGAATAGGATGCCTCATTTGTGAGAAAGATTTTGTAATCTTCTTTACCAAACATTAGAGCATCTTAAAAGTGAGTTATACTTGATTTGTGATATATACAGAACAGAATAGATGATGTGATCAAGTCATATCAAAATTCTAATTGCATTAACTTTAATTATGTGTTTTACCATTGGTCAAGAAATGGGCAACCATGAAACTTAATCACTTAATTAGTATAGATGAATAAGCCAATAGAAATGAGTTGTGTATTAAAAGTTAGGAGTAGTCATGCTCATCCAATTGGATTATTTAAAAGGTGTTTTGCTATGTTTAGATGAAATGGACTAAAAAGTGTAATACTGTATTAAGAAAGACGATAGTAATGCTACTGCAAATAAATAGTAATAGTGAGTGATGTAAGCTTAATTGTGTTTAT
It contains:
- the LOC103495510 gene encoding uncharacterized protein LOC103495510; translation: MVVPLGPGKFYGSSLPRPRYYTDVKLNDERVDPPTPVLDPLLSWANEAHWSMGGLSFNRLRLQGRIEGNVHKLRVEREKVAKKKLKAEKLDSAPKRSDPDAGADAHRQLKKARSVTPPPAPVATKRRRLMVLFEDEDDVGMDKEEIGVVKRRLVKKLGDDFDRVAAESKRNQLKGLKDRSSEINEVNESVMKIVEEINNENTKVKEINIEKKGKTVGKVESVSVSGTRTSPRLANKRA
- the LOC103495508 gene encoding uncharacterized protein LOC103495508 — translated: MADNKEEDPETAPPQQAIPKSYSLIMRVMSKRRTWVCLFVLVYALLLSSSWNFLVSILSWYKSQVEASSSSFGWPAIYASLLLGGVFGVISMVAALAVMIPATLVTWIAIVVLLYFFGKPRRLLVVEGRKITKEIFGVVIKILLKEGNLVAAVCAVLGYFALFRKTNES
- the LOC103495507 gene encoding probable L-type lectin-domain containing receptor kinase VII.2 encodes the protein MSSSSFLFCAVTSILLSISTSVSATEFVFNTNFTSTNTLLFGNATIDSSVLILTRDSPFTIGRALYPFKIPIHFSNSSFSFASSFIFSVAPQPNLLPGHGFAFLFTPFTGINGTSSAQNLGLFNFTNNGSPNNHVFAVEFDSFQNLEFNDPNDNHVGVDLNSLESNASFAAGFWRGPDDGEFKELKINNGETYQVWIECLDSLVNITMAEVGMKRPRKPLISVFVDFPGLLLDEMYVGFTAATGQLVQSHKILSWSFSTSNLSIGDALLITDLPSFVPQKEGSIFNSRAFVLGITLGGVGLVIICCFIIYGVVIIKRRGRKKPKDDEIEDWELEYWPHRFAYEDVYEATGGFSEANVIGIGRNGKVYKGTLGRSKVAVKRISVEAESGMREFVAEISSLGRLKHRNLVKLIGWCKKEKGSLILMYDYMENGSLDKKLFGCNDENEMLSWEKRMKILRDVATGLLYLHQGWDSKVLHRDIKGNNVLLDKDMNARLGDFGLARMQPHEQTADTTCVMGTVGYMAPEVVRTGRVSAQADVFGFGVLVLEVVCGRRAIEEGKPWLIDWVKGLMERNEIGLAVDERLRVEEISGNKIDEMERMVCLGLLCAHNEAGARPTMQQVVNILCERNGNGSNDGLLNRLRSTRILSEIYQVNNFQQNHPTFEEIKTSSSSTSLIESDILKSGR